In the genome of Torulaspora globosa chromosome 2, complete sequence, the window AGAAAATGCTAGCAACAAGAGGGGAGAAGCTTTGAATATCAAAAAGACTCGCAAGAAAAGACGTACGTTTAGTTGCGAATTGTGCAGAAAATTCAAGACTAGATGCGACTTCGAGCCTCTTACTGGCAAGTGTCACCGCTGTAACGTTCTTCAACTTGATTGTTCTCTGACCGAAGAGCGTGAGTGTGAAATTATAGCAGCAGTTAGAGACAAATCTGGTTCAATAGGGCTCAGAGACGGAAGCAGTGATACTAACGAAGCCCTACATGCTTCCGACCATTCCCAGTTGGTTATATCGAGCATCCGTCTCACAGAACAGCTGGAGAGACGTCTAAGCAAAGTCGAAAGTCACTTTGAAAGTCTGGATAACAAACTAGACCTTGTTCTAGGACTCCTACGAGAGCCCTCCGATGGTAGTGTCAAAACGATGACCAAGCTGGACCCTCATTTACCGGGCTTCGATGACTTTTCGAAAGGAATGTCCCCACTAACCGCATCTAAATATGGCAGTCAGTTTAGAAGAGCCAGTCATTCGCTTACCGACCGAGTGTTGAAGGACCCTCCGCTGAAACTTATTGGCAATATTGACAATAGATTATTTCCAAGAGAAGCCAGATCAAAACAAGATCAGTATGCAAAACAGCAACGGCCGTTCGTGGTAGCAAGAGTCAACTTTTTGCACTTTTATGAAAAGCATGAAGAATTATGCCTTAAGCTATCAAAGGAGTTTTTAATCAGATCTCACTTTTGGATTGTACCAGGAGGcatcaaagaaatcgacGATGATTATGTTCGGAAACATGTTTTCATCACCAGCGTCTTCACCATAATAGCAATGAGTTTTGATGATAACGAGAAATATGCTAGCGAACAGGAAATGCTCTATCCCTTGGTAGAGAGATTTCTGACAAACACTCTTACGATGTTTGAAAACCTGATAGCTCATGACATTGAGGCCATATTGTATTGCTGCATGTTTCACATCTCGCGAAAAGCTAAAAGACACCGGCAGCTACAATTCAACTCGTTGGTTCTTAGCGATTTTGCTCTTAATTCATTTTTGAGCATCTTTAATTTTAATAAACTCAAGAAGAGAGTTGTAGTGGAAGAAATTTATGACCCGACAGACCTCTATTATCTCAGGATTTTAAATTCTCTCACTGCATGCAAGCTTGAATATGCCGTGAGCTATGGATGCTATTCGACTCTTGATGATTCAACAAAGGAGCTGAACAACTTGACTGCTAAATTTCCTCAGTCGAACTTTGGTGACGATATCAAGATCAGCGAGATTAACTTGGGAGATATAGTTAACAGCATATTCGTCAATTTCGAGGAGTTCTACGAAACTGCTAGAGATAGGCTTCATGACACCTTAGAAATCTCAGATGCTACACAAAATTCTGATTTATTGGCTTTTTCAGAGCTTACCTATTGGGTTACCAACTGGAAAGAATTACTGAGTAAGGATGGTGCAGGTGTCTTGCTTTTCACGTTTGATTACTATTATATCATGATTTGCCGATCGTTTATATCCGAATTCCTTAGCGACATAAGGACCAACCCAGCTTTTATGGCTCGCACTCTCAACACCATGAAAGAGCATGCTTTTTCACTAATCAAAGGCTTTCTCAGGTTACCACCATCGTTGATCAAAGGTGCTCCCATTTTGACGTCACATCAGTTGGTGTATGCTTGTCTTGCACTCTGCGACTTTCTCGACTGGTTTCCCTCGTCAGAGAGGCAGTCAGTGCTAAACATCTGCACTAGAGTTTACTGGCACCTAAACACCATCggtgagaagaagaacgaGGCGACAGATAATGTTGGCAAGATTATAAAGTCTATCATCGATACGAGCAGATATAGAGTAAGCAAGGGCCAGCAGATATCTTCATTACCCTCAACAGGCCCGACGAGAGAAAGAACAAGCAGCAACAAAATCAATTTTACAACCGACCCACCAAAAGCTGATCCTCAAGTAAGTGTCCACTCTCGGAATAGTCCTTCCGAAACCACGTCGACTGCAGGAAATTTCATGATGCCAGACGTAGACCAATTCAACTCGTTTGAAGAGTTTTTCCAagacttcttcgagaatctTAAACCTACCACTCAGCAGATCTTTTCCTCTCAGAAGAATCTGGTCCCATGAATACGCGTGCAGTCACTGTACTAAAACATTTGGTCCTTCGATGAAAGTATGTAATCCACAATTGGCAAGGGCAGTAGTTTGCTCAACTTCTCCGAGGTTTGGCCTTCCGCAATCGCTTTACGTATAGCCGAAGAGGAAATAGATTCAAATATCTTGTCATTTTCCATCATATGGATTTTCGCGCCCCAGGACTTTGGTATATTAGGTTCATACACGCCATTTGAGATATCTGAAGAGTACTTCATCTGCTCCTCAAGGTTGTGATTGCCCTCCCGCGTTAGGCAACACAGCTCGGTAGAAGCCATGAAGCTTTCCAAAGCCTCAGAGGGAAGTCTTGGATAGTAATACTTGGGAGCGAATATTCTCACAATCGTATCGAATCCCACTAGGAAGGATATTGTCCGGGCGTCTTTATAATGCTTCCTTAGAATAATATCCTTGTCGACATATTTAGCATAATCTGTAATCCCTACAGAAACTGCAGAGCCATTTTTATGCAGCAGGTCTGCCATTAGACACATCATTTCCATACGCTTATCGAACGAAGCAGGAGCTGCTGCCTTGTCAGCGTTATTAACAGCTAACAGCAGAAGGACCTGGGTAGACCTTCCATCGTAGAGTCGCAAACCTTTTTCAATCAGGGCATGATGACCCCAATGGGGAGGATTGAACGAAGAATCGAGGACTAAAAGAACCTCGGGTTTCGGTATAACTTGAGTGTTGTACACTATCTTGAAATGAAGCTTGTCATCAGCGCAGAATGCCTTATAGGCGTCGGCTAGGCCATTATGAAGCGGCTGCATCAATGTTCGAAACGCAACGTCCAGTATTCCAGATTTGTACATGATATCTGGATAACATACAAAGTGAACTATTTTACAGCGTACTTTTTGATCGTATAAATCGAAAGCCATAACGAACAGCACATCTTTAATCCGCAGTATCACTTTTAAAGCATTATATAACAATGTCACAGAACAGCGTAGCTTAGCTTATACTAACTAACTTCACATCGAAGATCATATCGGCGTTTTTTGGTATGACGCCAGGAATACCTCTCTCGCCATATGCTAAGTCGCTGGGGATTTGTATCTTACGTTCCTCTCCTATGCACATTCCTAGCAGGCCCTGGTCCCAGCCCTTGATAACTTGGCCGCTCCCGAGCTTGAACGAAATGGGCACTCCTCTTCCATAACTTGAGTCAAACTTCTCCAGACTATCTCTCAAGTAACCAGTGTAGTGGACTTCCACAGTGTGACCAGCTTTGGCCTTGATATGGCATTGATCCTGCGGGATCCTTTTGGTAACGCCAATCTGCAGCTCTTTGAGCGAGCCTGCGGCAGTCAAGcctgccaagaaagctatAAACCAATAGTATAAAAACATAATGGATTCTATATGCGGTAGGTCTGAGCCAATTCCGCACCAATTGCTTGGACGTTGTCGCTTCAATACTGCTGAAGTTTAACAATATTCAAGC includes:
- the URC2 gene encoding Urc2p (ancestral locus Anc_1.26), whose translation is MNEKEEDNQDRSDNALLKKTTEDSTQNQYEKFHSENASNKRGEALNIKKTRKKRRTFSCELCRKFKTRCDFEPLTGKCHRCNVLQLDCSLTEERECEIIAAVRDKSGSIGLRDGSSDTNEALHASDHSQLVISSIRLTEQLERRLSKVESHFESLDNKLDLVLGLLREPSDGSVKTMTKLDPHLPGFDDFSKGMSPLTASKYGSQFRRASHSLTDRVLKDPPLKLIGNIDNRLFPREARSKQDQYAKQQRPFVVARVNFLHFYEKHEELCLKLSKEFLIRSHFWIVPGGIKEIDDDYVRKHVFITSVFTIIAMSFDDNEKYASEQEMLYPLVERFLTNTLTMFENLIAHDIEAILYCCMFHISRKAKRHRQLQFNSLVLSDFALNSFLSIFNFNKLKKRVVVEEIYDPTDLYYLRILNSLTACKLEYAVSYGCYSTLDDSTKELNNLTAKFPQSNFGDDIKISEINLGDIVNSIFVNFEEFYETARDRLHDTLEISDATQNSDLLAFSELTYWVTNWKELLSKDGAGVLLFTFDYYYIMICRSFISEFLSDIRTNPAFMARTLNTMKEHAFSLIKGFLRLPPSLIKGAPILTSHQLVYACLALCDFLDWFPSSERQSVLNICTRVYWHLNTIGEKKNEATDNVGKIIKSIIDTSRYRVSKGQQISSLPSTGPTRERTSSNKINFTTDPPKADPQVSVHSRNSPSETTSTAGNFMMPDVDQFNSFEEFFQDFFENLKPTTQQIFSSQKNLVP
- the POF1 gene encoding nicotinamide-nucleotide adenylyltransferase (ancestral locus Anc_1.27), translated to MAFDLYDQKVRCKIVHFVCYPDIMYKSGILDVAFRTLMQPLHNGLADAYKAFCADDKLHFKIVYNTQVIPKPEVLLVLDSSFNPPHWGHHALIEKGLRLYDGRSTQVLLLLAVNNADKAAAPASFDKRMEMMCLMADLLHKNGSAVSVGITDYAKYVDKDIILRKHYKDARTISFLVGFDTIVRIFAPKYYYPRLPSEALESFMASTELCCLTREGNHNLEEQMKYSSDISNGVYEPNIPKSWGAKIHMMENDKIFESISSSAIRKAIAEGQTSEKLSKLLPLPIVDYILSSKDQMF
- the FPR2 gene encoding peptidylprolyl isomerase family protein FPR2 (ancestral locus Anc_1.28), yielding MFLYYWFIAFLAGLTAAGSLKELQIGVTKRIPQDQCHIKAKAGHTVEVHYTGYLRDSLEKFDSSYGRGVPISFKLGSGQVIKGWDQGLLGMCIGEERKIQIPSDLAYGERGIPGVIPKNADMIFDVKLVSIS